The proteins below come from a single Juglans regia cultivar Chandler chromosome 12, Walnut 2.0, whole genome shotgun sequence genomic window:
- the LOC108979894 gene encoding pentatricopeptide repeat-containing protein At5g66520-like, which translates to MISLQLLQAAPQHISSPSSHLSPLLGLVSCSSMSQLKQYHSQLIRLGLSADNDAMGRVVRFCAISKNGDLRYALQVFDTIPQPDTFIYNTIMRGYLQCQLPRNCVLLYSQMLHESVTPNGFTLPTVIRACSDDNAIEEGKQVHAHVVKFGFEADVYSQNNLIYMYVTFQSLEKARMVFDKMLVRNVVSWTSLISGYSRWGFVDKAFEVFKLMPERNSVSWNAMIAAHVQSYRFHEAFALFDRMRAEKVVLDKFVAASMLSACTGLGALEQGKWIHGYIDKSGIELDSKLAATIIDMYCKCGCLGTAFEVFNGLPHKGISSWNCMIGGLAINGKGESAIQLFKEMERQMVAPDNITFVHLLSACAHSGLVEEGRHYFHHMVEVHGIEPKREHFGCMVDILGRAGMLEEARKLINDMPMSPDASVLGALFGACKIHGNVKLGEEVGKRVIELESNNSGRYVLLANLYANAGRWEDVANVRKLMNDRGVKKVPGVSMIELEGVLNEFIAGESAHPQAAEIYAKVDEMLERIRFVSYVPNTDGVSCFDIEEEEKEKPLYYHSEKLAIAFGLLKTKPGETLRITKNLRVCKDCHNVTKLISKVYDRQIIVRDRNRFHHFRMGECSCKDYW; encoded by the coding sequence ATGATCTCACTCCAGCTCCTTCAAGCCGCCCCACAGCATATAAGCTCGCCCAGTTCGCACCTTTCACCATTGCTCGGTCTCGTGTCATGCTCTTCCATGTCTCAGCTCAAGCAGTATCACTCCCAACTCATACGACTCGGCCTCTCGGCCGATAACGATGCTATGGGCAGAGTTGTCAGGTTCTGTGCTATCTCCAAAAATGGTGATCTGCGTTATGCTCTACAAGTTTTTGATACAATTCCTCAGCCAGATACCTTCATTTACAATACCATAATGAGAGGTTACTTGCAATGTCAACTCCCCAGAAACTGCGTTCTCTTGTACTCGCAGATGTTGCACGAATCTGTTACACCCAATGGATTTACCCTCCCTACTGTTATAAGAGCTTGTAGCGACGATAATGCTATTGAAGAGGGGAAACAAGTACATGCCCATGTTGTAAAATTCGGGTTTGAAGCAGATgtttattctcaaaataatttgatttatatgtACGTGACTTTTCAGTCTTTGGAGAAAGCAAGAATGGTCTTTGATAAGATGCTTGTGCGGAATGTTGTGTCTTGGACCAGTTTAATTAGTGGGTACTCACGGTGGGGGTTTGTTGACAAGGCTTTTGAAGTTTTTAAGCTCATGCCAGAGAGGAATTCTGTTTCTTGGAATGCCATGATTGCAGCCCATGTTCAGAGCTATCGTTTCCATGAGGCATTTGCTTTGTTTGACAGGATGCGAGCTGAAAAGGTGGTATTGGATAAGTTTGTGGCGGCTAGTATGTTGTCAGCTTGTACAGGTTTAGGAGCTTTAGAGCAAGGGAAGTGGATACATGGGTATATCGACAAAAGTGGAATTGAATTGGACTCAAAGCTTGCAGCAACTATTATTGACATGTACTGTAAGTGTGGTTGCTTGGGGACAGCTTTTGAGGTTTTCAATGGGTTACCCCACAAGGGAATATCTTCATGGAATTGCATGATTGGTGGTCTAGCAATAAATGGGAAAGGAGAGTCTGCCATTCAGCTCTTTAAAGAGATGGAGAGGCAGATGGTAGCTCCTGATAACATCACTTTCGTGCACCTCCTCAGTGCATGTGCTCATTCGGGGTTAGTTGAGGAAGGGCGTCATTACTTCCATCATATGGTTGAAGTACATGGTATTGAACCCAAAAGAGAACATTTTGGATGCATGGTTGATATTCTTGGAAGAGCTGGAATGCTGGAGGAAGCAAGAAAGCTTATCAATGATATGCCCATGAGCCCTGACGCAAGTGTCCTGGGTGCTCTTTTTGGAGCTTGTAAAATTCATGGAAACGTTAAGTTGGGAGAGGAAGTGGGGAAGAGAGTAATTGAACTAGAGTCCAATAACAGTGGGCGCTATGTGTTATTAGCCAACCTATATGCCAATGCTGGTAGATGGGAAGATGTGGCCAATGTGAGGAAACTGATGAATGACAGGGGAGTGAAGAAAGTTCCTGGTGTTTCCATGATCGAATTGGAGGGTGTCCTCAATGAATTCATAGCAGGGGAAAGTGCTCATCCTCAAGCTGCAGAGATTTATGCCAAGGTAGACGAGATGTTGGAGCGTATAAGATTTGTCAGCTATGTACCTAACACAGATGGAGTATCTTGTTTTGATATTGAGGAGGAGGAAAAGGAGAAGCCCCTGTACTACCACAGTGAAAAACTGGCAATTGCCTTTGGCCTGTTAAAGACTAAACCAGGAGAGACTCTTCGTATCACAAAGAATCTGCGAGTCTGTAAAGATTGTCACAATGTAACTAAGCTCATCTCAAAGGTTTATGATCGCCAAATAATCGTCAGGGATCGCAATCGCTTCCACCATTTTAGAATGGGAGAGTGTTCTTGTAAAGATTACTGGTAA